In one Bradyrhizobium cosmicum genomic region, the following are encoded:
- a CDS encoding DUF6789 family protein, whose translation MIVTSGSDRAPMLESHRMPSGNRIWKAVVAGLCGSIAHSLLMYFKSWAGVLPSFQPYESFQTTLGHMTGTAIHPVVPWLLSFLNGSTFVSLAFGHLYRWLPGSTGAIKGMTYGVLGWATMGLVFFPMIGLGFFAVQAELGISPALFSLAMLLTYSVVLGMVYGALNS comes from the coding sequence ATGATCGTGACGAGTGGCAGCGACCGCGCGCCCATGTTGGAAAGCCATCGCATGCCTTCAGGCAACAGGATTTGGAAGGCAGTTGTTGCAGGGTTGTGCGGAAGCATCGCGCATTCGCTGCTGATGTACTTCAAGTCCTGGGCTGGAGTGCTTCCATCATTCCAGCCCTACGAAAGTTTCCAGACGACGCTGGGCCATATGACCGGCACAGCAATCCATCCAGTAGTGCCGTGGCTGCTTTCGTTCCTGAACGGCTCAACCTTCGTCAGTCTCGCCTTTGGGCATCTTTATCGATGGCTACCAGGCAGTACCGGTGCGATCAAAGGAATGACATACGGCGTGCTCGGATGGGCGACTATGGGGTTGGTGTTCTTTCCCATGATCGGGCTTGGATTTTTCGCAGTGCAGGCTGAACTTGGCATTTCGCCAGCACTGTTCTCGCTGGCGATGCTCCTGACTTACAGCGTGGTCTTGGGCATGGTTTACGGCGCACTCAACTCCTGA
- a CDS encoding ABC transporter substrate-binding protein translates to MTGLKSMAAAMLMLGTTLATPALAQKKYDTGATDTEIKIGQTNPLSGPASAFGAIGKAEAAYIRMINEQGGVNGRRINLIQYDDGYSPPKTVEQVRKLVESDEVLTTFQIIGTPPNSAVQKYLNSKGVPQLLAGSGASRFTDPKNFPWTISANPNYQSEAHIYAKHILENYPNAKIGILYQNDDLGKDYVKGLKEGLGAKTSMIVKELSYELADPTIDSQMVTLKASGADLFYNMSTPKFAAQSIRKATELGWKPVHILEVNATAVGQVLVPAGLENAKDIISVNYGKDPLDPQWADDEGMKRYKAFMAKYAPGEDANSGFATYGYSTAALLVHILKQCGDELTRANIMKQATSIKGFVPDLGLPGMSINTSPDDYRINKQFQMMKFDGQRWVLFGPILTDDFKAD, encoded by the coding sequence ATGACTGGCTTGAAGTCGATGGCAGCAGCGATGCTGATGCTCGGCACCACACTTGCGACACCCGCACTTGCGCAAAAGAAATACGACACCGGCGCAACCGACACAGAGATCAAGATCGGTCAGACCAACCCGTTGAGCGGCCCGGCGTCTGCATTCGGAGCCATCGGCAAAGCGGAGGCCGCCTACATCCGCATGATCAACGAGCAGGGTGGGGTCAACGGCCGCCGGATCAATCTCATCCAGTACGACGACGGCTACAGCCCGCCGAAGACGGTCGAGCAGGTTCGCAAGCTTGTTGAAAGCGATGAAGTGCTCACAACGTTCCAGATCATTGGCACGCCGCCGAACTCGGCCGTGCAGAAATACCTGAACAGCAAGGGGGTCCCGCAACTCCTCGCGGGAAGTGGAGCATCACGCTTCACTGACCCGAAAAATTTCCCCTGGACGATCTCCGCCAACCCCAACTACCAGTCGGAAGCGCACATCTACGCCAAGCATATTCTGGAAAACTATCCGAACGCCAAGATCGGCATCCTCTATCAGAACGACGATCTCGGCAAAGATTACGTCAAGGGCCTGAAGGAAGGGCTCGGCGCCAAGACGAGCATGATCGTCAAGGAGCTGTCCTACGAATTGGCCGACCCGACCATCGACTCCCAGATGGTGACGCTGAAAGCGTCAGGCGCCGATCTCTTCTACAACATGTCGACGCCGAAATTCGCCGCGCAATCGATCAGGAAAGCGACGGAGCTCGGCTGGAAGCCCGTCCATATCCTGGAGGTCAACGCGACAGCCGTGGGCCAAGTCCTCGTGCCGGCGGGCCTCGAGAATGCCAAGGACATCATCTCGGTCAACTACGGCAAAGACCCGCTCGATCCGCAATGGGCTGACGACGAGGGCATGAAGCGCTACAAGGCCTTCATGGCGAAATACGCGCCCGGCGAAGATGCCAACAGCGGCTTCGCCACCTACGGATATTCGACGGCGGCGCTGCTGGTCCACATCTTGAAGCAATGCGGCGACGAACTCACCCGCGCCAACATCATGAAGCAGGCCACCAGCATCAAGGGCTTCGTCCCCGATCTGGGATTGCCTGGAATGTCGATCAACACCAGTCCCGACGACTATCGCATCAACAAGCAATTCCAGATGATGAAGTTCGACGGGCAGCGCTGGGTGCTGTTCGGGCCGATCCTGACCGACGATTTCAAGGCGGATTGA
- the rpmG gene encoding 50S ribosomal protein L33 has protein sequence MAKAVTIKVKLVSSADTGFYYTAKKNSRTMTDKLVKKKYDPVARKHVEFREAKIK, from the coding sequence ATGGCCAAAGCGGTCACCATCAAGGTCAAGCTCGTGTCCTCGGCCGACACCGGCTTCTACTACACTGCCAAGAAGAATTCGCGCACCATGACCGACAAGCTGGTCAAGAAGAAGTACGATCCCGTGGCGCGCAAGCACGTCGAATTCCGCGAAGCCAAGATCAAGTAA
- a CDS encoding TetR/AcrR family transcriptional regulator: MAPPPAPQTMKERILETADKLFYLQGIRAIGVDTIAAEIGISKRTLYNHFPSKDALIAAYLERRFVAQRPSDKPPAEQILATFDSLERRFSAKDFRGCPFVNAVAELGPTDRAVKKIAVAFKESRRVWFRDRLTELGVADADALATQLVLLVDGAIAQDLVRDDPAMARAAKDAAKVLLRNAGVDVARSSSSA; encoded by the coding sequence ATGGCTCCCCCGCCCGCCCCACAGACGATGAAAGAACGGATCCTCGAGACCGCCGACAAGCTGTTCTACCTGCAGGGCATTCGCGCCATCGGCGTCGACACCATCGCGGCCGAGATCGGCATCTCCAAGCGCACGCTCTACAACCACTTCCCCTCCAAGGACGCGCTGATCGCGGCCTATCTGGAGCGCCGCTTCGTCGCTCAGCGCCCCTCCGACAAGCCGCCGGCCGAGCAGATCCTCGCCACCTTCGATTCGCTCGAGCGGCGTTTTTCGGCCAAGGATTTTCGCGGCTGCCCGTTCGTGAATGCGGTGGCCGAGCTCGGTCCCACGGACCGCGCCGTGAAAAAGATCGCCGTCGCCTTCAAGGAAAGCCGCCGCGTCTGGTTTCGCGACCGGCTGACCGAACTCGGCGTCGCCGATGCGGACGCGCTCGCCACCCAGCTCGTGCTGCTGGTCGACGGCGCGATCGCGCAGGACCTTGTGCGCGACGATCCCGCGATGGCGCGCGCGGCGAAGGACGCGGCGAAGGTGTTGTTGCGCAACGCGGGGGTGGATGTGGCGCGATCGAGCAGCAGCGCTTAG
- a CDS encoding serine hydrolase domain-containing protein produces the protein MTHGVIGSVGGLDPAKLAEAGPALRQFIDRGELAGIVTLTSHRGKTVQSEALGWSDVETKTAMRPDTLFRIASMTKPITSVAALMLVEQGRIALSDPISRWIPELAEPKVMRNAAGPLEDTVPARREITLEDLLTHRSGIAYAFFSEGPLKQAYEEALGDPAMNRLTPDEWLAALGTLPLAYQPGELFHYGHSTDVLGFLIGRLLGKPLRSVLREMIFAPLGMENTDFWLPQDRRGHLASLYGYDETAGQLLRVVPDMYDEPPAYTPGGGGLISSAPDYHRFALMLLGGGEHDGVRLLRPETVQLMRTNRLTDAQRQVSFAGMPLWQKSGFGLGLSIAEDPIDNPYACGAPGSITWPGIFGTWWQADPVHDLIMIYLIQHQVPVSANSGATIATGRGAAGRRALPVYQRAIYGALQGGLG, from the coding sequence ATGACCCATGGTGTCATTGGCAGCGTTGGCGGTCTTGATCCCGCCAAGCTTGCCGAAGCCGGTCCGGCGCTCCGGCAATTCATCGATCGGGGTGAGCTCGCAGGCATCGTGACGCTCACCTCGCATCGCGGCAAGACCGTTCAATCCGAGGCGCTTGGATGGTCCGATGTCGAAACGAAGACGGCGATGCGACCGGATACCCTGTTCCGCATCGCCTCGATGACCAAACCGATCACTTCGGTGGCGGCCTTGATGCTCGTGGAGCAGGGTAGGATCGCGCTGTCGGACCCGATATCGCGCTGGATTCCAGAACTCGCCGAGCCAAAGGTCATGCGGAATGCCGCGGGGCCGCTGGAAGACACGGTGCCGGCGCGGCGCGAGATCACGCTCGAGGATCTGCTGACGCATCGTTCGGGAATCGCTTACGCGTTCTTCTCGGAGGGGCCCCTCAAGCAGGCCTATGAGGAGGCGCTTGGCGATCCCGCGATGAATCGTTTGACGCCCGACGAATGGCTGGCGGCGCTCGGCACACTGCCGCTGGCCTATCAGCCGGGCGAGTTGTTCCACTACGGCCATTCGACGGACGTTCTTGGCTTTCTGATTGGGCGTCTGCTCGGAAAGCCGTTGCGAAGCGTTCTGCGGGAGATGATCTTCGCGCCGCTGGGCATGGAGAACACGGACTTCTGGCTTCCGCAGGACAGGCGCGGCCATCTCGCCAGCCTCTACGGATATGATGAGACGGCCGGTCAGCTCTTGAGAGTCGTGCCCGATATGTACGACGAACCGCCGGCCTATACGCCGGGCGGGGGCGGCTTGATTTCGTCCGCGCCGGACTATCACCGGTTCGCGCTCATGCTGCTCGGCGGCGGCGAGCACGATGGCGTTCGATTGCTGAGGCCCGAGACTGTCCAGCTGATGCGAACGAACCGGCTGACCGATGCCCAGCGCCAGGTCTCGTTCGCAGGCATGCCGCTCTGGCAGAAATCCGGTTTCGGACTGGGGCTCTCGATTGCCGAAGATCCCATCGACAATCCCTATGCTTGCGGCGCTCCTGGCTCGATCACCTGGCCGGGCATATTCGGTACCTGGTGGCAAGCCGATCCGGTTCACGATCTGATCATGATCTATCTGATTCAGCATCAGGTGCCCGTTTCGGCAAACTCGGGCGCGACGATTGCGACGGGCCGTGGCGCCGCGGGCCGAAGGGCCTTGCCGGTCTATCAACGCGCCATCTACGGCGCATTGCAGGGTGGACTTGGTTGA
- the arsA gene encoding arsenical pump-driving ATPase — protein MPHFRALTATTPYLFFTGKGGVGKTSLACATAVGLADRGLRVLIVSTDPASNLDEMLEVTLSDRPTPVPSVTGLSAMNIDPEAAAESYRKRVLEQLGPEVTADERSTVREQLSGACTTEIAAFDEFVGLLDGDIAGFDHIIFDTAPTGHTLRLLSLPKAWTGFLKDNDRGASCLGPHSGLKIQEDRFRKALQALGDSRQTTIILVTRADRGAIREAARTSGELDALNLSNQILVVNGRFHATDPTDVVAVALERDQDEALAAMPAALAKLPRDEIPLLGFDIVGVTALRALLSPSNQPSVSSSESNAEAVDLPGLDRLVDDIAQGKRGLIMVMGKGGVGKTTIAAAIAVGLAKRGHAVHLSTTDPAAHVSFVVDGVMPGLTVDRIDPRVETERYVAKILASRGRDLDEQGKALLLEDLASPCTEEVAVFHAFSHVVAEARSAFVVLDTAPTGHTLLLLDATGAYHRQLTSQLAPTGAGRIVTPLMRLQDPTHTKVILVTLPETTPVSEAASLQDDLRRAGVEPYGWVINKSLTVSGTCDPLLRLRLDKEQAQITRVRKGLAKRAFIIGWRTKPPTGVEELKTLS, from the coding sequence ATGCCCCACTTTCGCGCGCTGACCGCCACGACCCCATATCTGTTTTTCACCGGAAAGGGTGGAGTCGGCAAAACCTCTCTTGCGTGCGCCACGGCTGTTGGCCTCGCGGACCGTGGACTGCGCGTTCTCATCGTCAGCACGGACCCTGCGTCGAACCTCGACGAGATGCTCGAAGTCACCTTGAGCGATCGCCCTACGCCGGTGCCCAGCGTGACCGGACTTTCGGCGATGAATATTGACCCCGAGGCCGCTGCCGAGAGTTATCGCAAGAGAGTGCTCGAACAGCTCGGACCGGAGGTTACAGCTGACGAGCGATCGACTGTGCGCGAGCAGCTCTCCGGCGCCTGCACCACCGAAATAGCGGCCTTTGACGAGTTCGTGGGACTGTTGGACGGCGACATAGCAGGGTTCGATCACATCATATTCGATACCGCGCCGACCGGCCACACGCTGCGGCTCCTGAGCCTGCCAAAGGCATGGACCGGCTTTCTCAAGGACAACGATCGGGGCGCGTCCTGCCTCGGCCCGCATTCAGGTCTGAAGATTCAGGAGGACCGATTTCGTAAAGCGCTTCAGGCCCTGGGTGATTCCAGGCAGACCACCATCATCTTGGTCACCCGCGCCGATCGGGGCGCGATTCGCGAGGCGGCGAGAACATCGGGCGAACTTGATGCGCTCAATCTCTCGAACCAGATTCTCGTGGTGAACGGGCGCTTCCACGCCACGGACCCCACCGATGTCGTCGCAGTTGCACTCGAGCGGGATCAGGACGAGGCGCTCGCCGCGATGCCTGCGGCGCTCGCCAAACTGCCGCGAGACGAAATTCCCTTGCTTGGCTTCGATATCGTCGGCGTAACGGCTCTGAGGGCGCTGCTCTCGCCCTCCAATCAGCCCTCGGTTTCATCCAGCGAGTCAAATGCAGAAGCGGTCGACCTGCCGGGCCTGGACCGGTTGGTCGATGACATCGCGCAAGGCAAGCGCGGCCTCATCATGGTCATGGGCAAGGGCGGCGTCGGAAAGACGACGATCGCTGCCGCCATCGCGGTGGGGTTGGCGAAGCGGGGGCATGCCGTCCATCTCAGCACGACCGATCCCGCGGCCCACGTCAGCTTCGTCGTCGATGGCGTCATGCCAGGTCTGACGGTCGACCGGATCGACCCGCGGGTCGAGACGGAGCGGTATGTCGCGAAAATACTGGCGAGCCGTGGCCGTGACCTCGACGAGCAGGGCAAGGCCCTGCTGCTCGAGGATCTTGCTTCGCCGTGTACCGAGGAGGTCGCTGTGTTTCATGCCTTCTCGCACGTCGTTGCGGAAGCGCGAAGCGCCTTCGTGGTGCTCGATACGGCGCCGACGGGCCACACACTCCTTCTGCTGGACGCGACCGGCGCCTATCACCGCCAGTTGACGAGCCAGCTTGCACCGACCGGTGCGGGACGTATCGTTACCCCGCTGATGCGGCTCCAGGATCCGACCCACACCAAGGTGATCCTGGTGACGCTGCCGGAGACGACGCCGGTTTCCGAGGCCGCCTCCCTTCAGGATGATTTGCGGCGTGCCGGCGTCGAACCATATGGCTGGGTCATCAACAAGAGCCTCACCGTCTCGGGGACCTGCGATCCTCTGTTGCGGCTGCGGCTCGACAAAGAGCAGGCACAGATCACGCGCGTCAGGAAGGGGCTCGCCAAGCGCGCTTTCATCATCGGATGGCGAACCAAGCCGCCAACCGGTGTGGAAGAGCTCAAAACTCTGTCATGA
- a CDS encoding MFS transporter has translation MPLLQVLRPTLPILIGASIMLTLSMGLRQSLGIFMQPLTHDIHISISDFTLALAVQNLAWGFLQPLAGAMTTRYGFRPIMILGSLMYIAGLILMATANGLVSIMIGAGVLIGTSLACTAAAIAMSVAARAVPATVRSTVLGIVSGAGSLGALLSAPLGQMLNEGFGWRAGLAGFVVMSVLMIPAAWYAGRVDKIPLPKPAADDISDATATTAARTAFGNASFVVMTCAYLVCGMQLVFLTTHLPSYLAICGLDPMLSAQTLGMIGGFNVLGSLFFGWAGQRWNKLALLGGIYVLRSLALAWYFMLPATPSSTLLFGAIMGFLWMGVGPLVAGAVAEMFGLRWQAMIQGLAFMSHQIGSFLGAYGGGVLYDALGSYTMAWRIGVALGLAGGIVQVAFALIRPSHPPVLRTA, from the coding sequence ATGCCCCTGTTGCAGGTCCTGCGGCCGACCTTGCCCATCCTGATCGGCGCCTCGATCATGTTGACGCTGAGCATGGGGCTGCGGCAGAGCCTCGGCATCTTCATGCAGCCGCTCACGCATGACATCCACATTTCGATCTCGGATTTCACGCTGGCGCTGGCCGTGCAGAACCTCGCCTGGGGCTTTCTTCAGCCGCTCGCAGGCGCGATGACTACGCGCTACGGCTTCCGTCCCATCATGATCTTGGGGTCGCTGATGTACATCGCGGGCCTTATCCTGATGGCGACCGCGAACGGGCTGGTCAGCATCATGATCGGGGCCGGCGTGCTGATCGGCACCTCGCTCGCGTGCACCGCGGCTGCGATCGCGATGTCGGTGGCGGCGCGCGCGGTACCCGCAACGGTGCGCTCCACGGTCCTCGGCATCGTCTCCGGCGCGGGCTCGCTCGGCGCGCTGCTGTCGGCGCCGCTCGGGCAGATGCTCAACGAAGGATTTGGCTGGCGCGCCGGACTCGCCGGTTTCGTGGTGATGTCGGTTCTGATGATTCCCGCGGCCTGGTACGCCGGCCGCGTCGACAAGATTCCGCTGCCGAAGCCGGCCGCCGATGACATCAGCGATGCCACCGCCACCACTGCGGCGAGGACCGCGTTCGGCAATGCCTCCTTTGTGGTCATGACCTGCGCCTATCTCGTCTGTGGCATGCAGCTGGTGTTCCTCACCACGCATCTGCCGTCGTATCTCGCCATCTGCGGCCTCGATCCGATGCTGAGCGCGCAGACGCTCGGCATGATCGGCGGCTTCAACGTGCTGGGCTCGCTGTTCTTCGGCTGGGCCGGCCAGCGCTGGAACAAGCTGGCGCTGTTAGGGGGCATCTACGTGCTGCGTTCGCTCGCGCTGGCCTGGTATTTCATGCTGCCGGCAACGCCATCCTCGACGCTGCTGTTCGGCGCGATCATGGGCTTCCTGTGGATGGGCGTCGGCCCACTGGTCGCAGGCGCCGTCGCTGAGATGTTCGGCCTGCGCTGGCAGGCGATGATCCAGGGCCTCGCCTTCATGAGCCACCAGATCGGCAGCTTCCTCGGCGCCTACGGAGGCGGGGTGCTTTACGACGCGCTCGGCTCGTACACGATGGCCTGGCGCATCGGCGTCGCGCTGGGTCTTGCCGGAGGGATCGTGCAGGTGGCCTTCGCGCTGATCCGGCCGTCGCATCCGCCGGTGTTGCGGACGGCGTAG
- a CDS encoding RidA family protein has protein sequence MSRMVHVPVGIFDSSRYGFAQVATVPTPFGDVVYVSGQVAWDADQNVVGAGDIGRQLSKSLENLGVALATVGATLDQVGALRLYIKQGHMHEGAAISVALKAAFGDNPPCTTWIGVPSLAKEEFLIEVEPSVVFLARSS, from the coding sequence ATGAGCCGAATGGTACATGTTCCTGTCGGAATCTTCGATAGCTCGCGTTACGGTTTCGCGCAGGTTGCCACCGTCCCCACACCATTCGGCGATGTCGTGTATGTGTCCGGCCAGGTCGCTTGGGACGCAGATCAGAACGTCGTTGGAGCTGGCGATATCGGCCGTCAACTCAGCAAGAGCCTCGAAAATCTTGGCGTTGCGCTGGCGACGGTTGGTGCGACACTCGATCAGGTCGGTGCGTTGCGGCTCTACATCAAGCAAGGCCACATGCACGAGGGTGCGGCCATTAGCGTCGCCCTCAAAGCGGCGTTCGGCGATAACCCACCGTGCACAACCTGGATTGGAGTACCAAGCCTCGCCAAGGAGGAGTTCCTCATCGAGGTGGAGCCTTCTGTGGTTTTCTTGGCGCGAAGTAGCTGA
- a CDS encoding acyltransferase family protein produces the protein MKSHLPLLDPLRFAAALGVAIFHQMFWSWAWVSIGVPGFERTVAADVIYPSAAPFTWFGWVGVEIFFVISGFVIANSASQASPGEFLLGRALRLYPAVWVCATATFLVLLLFGSGPASELILPYLHAMLMVPKGVTGQWLDEVYWTLAAETAFYGLVFCAMLTKRITLRHLAFGLTIYSAIFNAIALLVMSCTTPSDLPYLVILMFRVPCAAFLLTHGCFFALGIWLFISANRELTALEQLAVAVTCLSGAAEIYVFANFFLTSIPAISDQSALVPIMVWAAAVLLIALAAKRSRRAANIASPETPAYLRTLGLITYPLYLTHNVIGTAIIRALVDAGLDATSALWIALGMLVLICWLICAKIEPAVRCALMQALAHIGKLPKRQPKSRRPALARGLRLPVPVAVKVKVATS, from the coding sequence GTGAAGAGCCATTTGCCGTTGCTGGATCCGCTGCGCTTCGCCGCCGCCCTCGGAGTCGCCATTTTTCACCAGATGTTCTGGTCATGGGCCTGGGTTTCGATTGGCGTGCCGGGTTTCGAGCGCACCGTCGCCGCCGATGTTATCTACCCGTCCGCCGCGCCCTTCACTTGGTTCGGCTGGGTCGGCGTCGAGATCTTCTTCGTGATTTCCGGCTTCGTCATCGCGAATTCCGCAAGCCAGGCCTCACCGGGCGAGTTTCTCCTCGGCCGCGCGCTCAGGCTTTATCCGGCCGTCTGGGTGTGCGCCACCGCGACCTTTCTCGTCCTGCTTCTGTTCGGAAGCGGACCGGCATCCGAACTGATCCTGCCCTATCTCCACGCCATGCTGATGGTTCCCAAGGGCGTCACGGGCCAATGGCTCGACGAGGTCTACTGGACGCTGGCCGCCGAGACCGCGTTCTACGGTCTCGTGTTCTGCGCGATGCTCACGAAGAGGATCACCCTGCGCCACCTCGCCTTCGGCCTCACCATCTACAGCGCCATCTTCAACGCGATCGCGCTGCTGGTGATGTCCTGCACGACGCCATCCGACCTGCCCTATCTGGTCATCCTGATGTTTCGGGTGCCGTGCGCGGCATTCCTGCTGACGCATGGCTGCTTCTTCGCGCTGGGGATCTGGCTGTTCATCTCCGCGAACAGGGAATTGACAGCGCTCGAACAACTCGCCGTCGCCGTCACGTGTCTTTCGGGCGCCGCGGAAATCTACGTCTTCGCCAACTTCTTCCTGACGTCCATCCCTGCCATCTCGGATCAATCAGCCCTCGTGCCGATCATGGTCTGGGCGGCCGCGGTGCTCCTCATTGCCCTTGCCGCGAAGCGAAGCAGGCGCGCGGCGAACATCGCGTCGCCCGAAACACCGGCCTACCTGAGAACGCTCGGACTGATCACCTATCCGCTCTATCTCACCCACAACGTCATTGGCACGGCGATCATTCGCGCCCTGGTCGATGCGGGCCTTGATGCCACCTCGGCCCTATGGATCGCGCTGGGCATGCTTGTCCTGATCTGCTGGCTCATCTGCGCGAAGATCGAGCCGGCCGTCAGGTGCGCGTTGATGCAAGCCCTCGCGCATATCGGCAAGCTGCCGAAGCGGCAGCCGAAATCGCGTCGTCCGGCATTGGCCCGGGGGCTACGGCTTCCGGTGCCCGTTGCGGTCAAGGTGAAGGTCGCGACATCCTAA
- a CDS encoding DUF6064 family protein: protein MLPFTLEQFLNVFAAYNTAIWPAQILAYAIGAIAVVALFRKGRASDRVVSAVLGLMWLGTGFFYHGVFFSSVNKAAFAFGALFAIEGAALLYTGVVRGGLRFAMSFGLRAVIGAGFILYASLIYPLIGVATGHSWPKLPMFGVAPCPVTIFTFGLLLMTTDRFSYWLLVIPFIWSIIGGSAAILLDVRQDWLLLVSGFIAVPIVVVGNRHALAVLAETRLTPSAELSP from the coding sequence ATGCTTCCCTTCACGCTTGAGCAGTTCCTCAACGTCTTCGCGGCCTACAATACGGCGATCTGGCCCGCGCAAATTCTTGCTTATGCGATTGGAGCCATCGCCGTTGTCGCCCTTTTCCGGAAGGGCCGCGCCTCTGATCGTGTTGTCTCAGCCGTTCTCGGATTGATGTGGCTGGGCACCGGTTTTTTCTACCACGGCGTCTTCTTTTCCTCGGTCAACAAGGCCGCGTTCGCCTTTGGCGCCTTGTTCGCTATAGAGGGCGCGGCACTACTCTACACGGGTGTCGTCCGCGGCGGACTTCGCTTCGCGATGAGTTTCGGGCTTCGAGCGGTGATCGGCGCAGGCTTTATTCTCTACGCATCTCTCATTTATCCGCTGATCGGTGTTGCTACGGGGCATTCCTGGCCGAAATTACCGATGTTCGGTGTAGCTCCCTGCCCTGTCACCATCTTCACCTTCGGTCTGTTACTTATGACGACCGACCGCTTCTCCTATTGGCTTCTGGTGATACCCTTCATCTGGTCAATCATCGGCGGGAGCGCAGCCATCCTCCTGGATGTTCGGCAGGATTGGTTGCTTCTGGTTAGCGGCTTCATTGCCGTTCCAATCGTAGTCGTCGGAAACCGACATGCACTTGCCGTGCTTGCCGAGACGAGATTGACGCCCTCAGCCGAATTGAGCCCATGA
- a CDS encoding TetR/AcrR family transcriptional regulator, whose product MPAAQKLEGRRTRAEQRAATVKLILDTSEELFAQFGYFGVTIKDVADRMGIHPALIHYYFDGKTSLFDAVFERRVAHAVTLRTAELDAYEARTKGRPTVEGALRAYYDGAFDVYINDEQAWRNFGRIFAQVNNAPGYGAEKMEAYLDPLVLRLIGLLQKALPDAKPEDLFWGFQFTSGAYSLLMSRTGRIDRLSKNLCSSDDFEAVRERFVTFMAGGFNALYKRRKGRSRPSTRTLRS is encoded by the coding sequence ATGCCAGCAGCGCAAAAACTCGAGGGCCGCCGTACACGCGCCGAGCAGCGGGCGGCGACCGTGAAGCTGATCCTCGACACGAGCGAGGAGCTGTTCGCGCAGTTCGGCTATTTCGGGGTCACGATCAAGGACGTCGCCGACAGGATGGGCATCCATCCCGCGCTCATTCACTACTATTTCGATGGCAAGACGTCGCTGTTCGATGCCGTGTTCGAACGCCGCGTCGCGCATGCGGTGACGTTGCGGACCGCCGAACTCGACGCCTACGAGGCGAGGACCAAGGGCCGCCCGACCGTCGAAGGCGCGCTCCGCGCCTATTACGATGGCGCCTTCGACGTCTACATCAATGACGAGCAGGCCTGGCGCAATTTCGGCCGCATCTTCGCTCAGGTCAACAACGCGCCGGGCTATGGCGCGGAGAAGATGGAGGCCTATCTCGATCCGCTCGTGCTGAGGCTGATCGGCCTGCTCCAGAAGGCCCTGCCCGACGCGAAGCCCGAGGACTTGTTCTGGGGCTTCCAGTTCACCTCGGGGGCCTATTCGCTGCTGATGTCGCGGACGGGCCGCATCGACCGTCTCTCAAAGAATTTGTGTTCGTCCGATGACTTCGAAGCCGTTCGCGAGCGCTTCGTCACGTTCATGGCGGGCGGCTTCAACGCGCTCTACAAGCGGCGCAAAGGCAGGTCGCGCCCGTCGACGCGCACCTTGCGATCGTAG